From a region of the Salarias fasciatus chromosome 6, fSalaFa1.1, whole genome shotgun sequence genome:
- the trip10b gene encoding thyroid hormone receptor interactor 10b isoform X5, with translation MDWGTDLWDQNDVIDKHTQSGLDLVERYIKFVKERTEIEQSYAKQLRSLTKKYAKRGSKEEQECRFSNHASFQDILNELNDYAGQRELIAENMMTGICVELTKFLQDLKQERKTHLSDAKKAQQNLESSFKHLESTKKRFAKEWAEAEKATQQAEKTESDLNATKLDVEKAKQHAHARTHTAEECRNDYAALLQKYNKEQNFHYYTEIPQIFNKLQDMDERRIRRLAEGYCQFSDIEKNVLPIISKCLEGISAAGGKINEKQDSLLLIEQHKSGFERPGDVEFEDYTQGIKPATSESSLNPPKVRTKLWPFGKRHKPHAAEDFSHLPPEQRKKRLQAKIDDITKELQKAQDQSEALEKMKGVYEQNPQMGDPSSLEPQITETTQNIGRLRGELAKYETWLSEAVGGEETANTINNNTQHGGGTVEQPLNIYTEFDDEFDDIENPIGQCTALYTFEGNSEGTISITEGEQLSVMEEDKGDGWMRVLKASGEEGYIPSSYVKLVS, from the exons ATGGACTGGGGGACAGATCTCTGG GACCAGAACGACGTCATCGACAAACACACGCAGTCGGGCCTGGACCTGGTGGAGCGTTACATAAAGTTTGTGAAGGAGAGGACGGAAATAGAGCAGAGCTACGCCAAGCAGCTCAG GAGTCTAACAAAGAAATATGCCAAACGAGGAAGCAAAGAAGAGCAAGAATGCAG ATTCAGCAATCACGCCTCGTTCCAGGACATCCTGAACGAGCTGAACGACTACGCCGGGCAGCGGGAGCTCATCGCCGAGAACATGATGACCGGCATCTGTGTGGAGCTCACCAAGTTCCTGCAGGACCTCAAACAAGAACGCAAGACg CACCTGTCCGACGCCAAGAAGGCCCAGCAGAACTTGGAGAGCAGCTTTAAGCACCTAGAAAGT ACTAAGAAGCGCTTCGCTAAGGAGTGGGCAGAGGCGGAAAAAGCCACACaacaagcagagaaaacagaaagtgaCCTCAATGCCACCAAACTCGACGTGGAGAAA GCCAAGCAGCACGCCCATGCTCGCACGCACACGGCGGAGGAGTGCAGGAACGACTACGCAGCCCTGCTGCAGAAGTACAACAAGGAGCAGAACTTCCACTATTACACAGAGATACCACAGATCTTCAAT AAACTGCAAGACATGGACGAGCGCCGGATCAGGCGGCTGGCGGAGGGCTACTGCCAGTTCTCAGACATCGAGAAGAATGTGCTGCCCATCATCTCCAAGTGTCTAGAGGGaatctctgcagcaggagggaagATAAATGAGAAGCAG GACTCATTACTGCTCATCGAGCAGCACAAGTCTGGCTTTGAGCGACCCGGAGACGTGGAGTTTGAAGACTACACCcagggaatcaaaccagcaacctCAGAGTCGAGCCTCAACCCACCTAAAGTGCGCACCAAGCTCTGGCCTTTCGGCAAGAGACACAAG ccacACGCTGCAGAGGATTTCTCTCACCTTCCTccggagcagaggaagaagaggctgCAGGCGAAGATCGATGATATCACCAAAGAGCTGCAGAAGGCGCAAGACCAAAG TGAAGCACTGGAGAAGATGAAGGGTGTGTATGAGCAGAATCCTCAGATGGGCGACCCCTCCAGTCTGGAGCCGCAAATCACAGAGACGACCCAGAACATCGGCCGCCTGAGGGGGGAGCTCGCCAAATACGAg ACGTGGCTGTCAGAAGcagtgggaggagaggaaactgCCAACACCATCAACAATAACACTCAGCATGG AGGTGGAACGGTCGAGCAGCCTCTGAACATCTACACGGAGTTCGACGACGAATTTGACGACATAGAGAACCCCATCGGCCAGTGCACCGCCCTGTACACCTTCGAAG GAAACAGCGAGGGCACCATTTCCATCAcggagggagagcagctgagtGTTATGGAGGAGGATAAAGGCGACGGCTGGATGAGAGTCCTTAAAGCCAGCGGAGAGGAGGGCTATATACCTTCCTCCTATGTCAAGCTAGTATCTTAA
- the trip10b gene encoding thyroid hormone receptor interactor 10b isoform X4, with product MDWGTDLWDQNDVIDKHTQSGLDLVERYIKFVKERTEIEQSYAKQLRSLTKKYAKRGSKEEQECRFSNHASFQDILNELNDYAGQRELIAENMMTGICVELTKFLQDLKQERKTHLSDAKKAQQNLESSFKHLESTKKRFAKEWAEAEKATQQAEKTESDLNATKLDVEKAKQHAHARTHTAEECRNDYAALLQKYNKEQNFHYYTEIPQIFNKLQDMDERRIRRLAEGYCQFSDIEKNVLPIISKCLEGISAAGGKINEKQDSLLLIEQHKSGFERPGDVEFEDYTQGIKPATSESSLNPPKVRTKLWPFGKRHKISHVEKQAPHAAEDFSHLPPEQRKKRLQAKIDDITKELQKAQDQSEALEKMKGVYEQNPQMGDPSSLEPQITETTQNIGRLRGELAKYETWLSEAVGGEETANTINNNTQHGGGTVEQPLNIYTEFDDEFDDIENPIGQCTALYTFEGNSEGTISITEGEQLSVMEEDKGDGWMRVLKASGEEGYIPSSYVKLVS from the exons ATGGACTGGGGGACAGATCTCTGG GACCAGAACGACGTCATCGACAAACACACGCAGTCGGGCCTGGACCTGGTGGAGCGTTACATAAAGTTTGTGAAGGAGAGGACGGAAATAGAGCAGAGCTACGCCAAGCAGCTCAG GAGTCTAACAAAGAAATATGCCAAACGAGGAAGCAAAGAAGAGCAAGAATGCAG ATTCAGCAATCACGCCTCGTTCCAGGACATCCTGAACGAGCTGAACGACTACGCCGGGCAGCGGGAGCTCATCGCCGAGAACATGATGACCGGCATCTGTGTGGAGCTCACCAAGTTCCTGCAGGACCTCAAACAAGAACGCAAGACg CACCTGTCCGACGCCAAGAAGGCCCAGCAGAACTTGGAGAGCAGCTTTAAGCACCTAGAAAGT ACTAAGAAGCGCTTCGCTAAGGAGTGGGCAGAGGCGGAAAAAGCCACACaacaagcagagaaaacagaaagtgaCCTCAATGCCACCAAACTCGACGTGGAGAAA GCCAAGCAGCACGCCCATGCTCGCACGCACACGGCGGAGGAGTGCAGGAACGACTACGCAGCCCTGCTGCAGAAGTACAACAAGGAGCAGAACTTCCACTATTACACAGAGATACCACAGATCTTCAAT AAACTGCAAGACATGGACGAGCGCCGGATCAGGCGGCTGGCGGAGGGCTACTGCCAGTTCTCAGACATCGAGAAGAATGTGCTGCCCATCATCTCCAAGTGTCTAGAGGGaatctctgcagcaggagggaagATAAATGAGAAGCAG GACTCATTACTGCTCATCGAGCAGCACAAGTCTGGCTTTGAGCGACCCGGAGACGTGGAGTTTGAAGACTACACCcagggaatcaaaccagcaacctCAGAGTCGAGCCTCAACCCACCTAAAGTGCGCACCAAGCTCTGGCCTTTCGGCAAGAGACACAAG ATAAGTCATGTGGAAAAGCAAGCG ccacACGCTGCAGAGGATTTCTCTCACCTTCCTccggagcagaggaagaagaggctgCAGGCGAAGATCGATGATATCACCAAAGAGCTGCAGAAGGCGCAAGACCAAAG TGAAGCACTGGAGAAGATGAAGGGTGTGTATGAGCAGAATCCTCAGATGGGCGACCCCTCCAGTCTGGAGCCGCAAATCACAGAGACGACCCAGAACATCGGCCGCCTGAGGGGGGAGCTCGCCAAATACGAg ACGTGGCTGTCAGAAGcagtgggaggagaggaaactgCCAACACCATCAACAATAACACTCAGCATGG AGGTGGAACGGTCGAGCAGCCTCTGAACATCTACACGGAGTTCGACGACGAATTTGACGACATAGAGAACCCCATCGGCCAGTGCACCGCCCTGTACACCTTCGAAG GAAACAGCGAGGGCACCATTTCCATCAcggagggagagcagctgagtGTTATGGAGGAGGATAAAGGCGACGGCTGGATGAGAGTCCTTAAAGCCAGCGGAGAGGAGGGCTATATACCTTCCTCCTATGTCAAGCTAGTATCTTAA
- the trip10b gene encoding thyroid hormone receptor interactor 10b isoform X1 — MDWGTDLWDQNDVIDKHTQSGLDLVERYIKFVKERTEIEQSYAKQLRSLTKKYAKRGSKEEQECRFSNHASFQDILNELNDYAGQRELIAENMMTGICVELTKFLQDLKQERKTHLSDAKKAQQNLESSFKHLESTKKRFAKEWAEAEKATQQAEKTESDLNATKLDVEKAKQHAHARTHTAEECRNDYAALLQKYNKEQNFHYYTEIPQIFNKLQDMDERRIRRLAEGYCQFSDIEKNVLPIISKCLEGISAAGGKINEKQDSLLLIEQHKSGFERPGDVEFEDYTQGIKPATSESSLNPPKVRTKLWPFGKRHKISHVEKQAITHVEKRVITHVEKRVPHAAEDFSHLPPEQRKKRLQAKIDDITKELQKAQDQSEALEKMKGVYEQNPQMGDPSSLEPQITETTQNIGRLRGELAKYETWLSEAVGGEETANTINNNTQHGGGTVEQPLNIYTEFDDEFDDIENPIGQCTALYTFEGNSEGTISITEGEQLSVMEEDKGDGWMRVLKASGEEGYIPSSYVKLVS, encoded by the exons ATGGACTGGGGGACAGATCTCTGG GACCAGAACGACGTCATCGACAAACACACGCAGTCGGGCCTGGACCTGGTGGAGCGTTACATAAAGTTTGTGAAGGAGAGGACGGAAATAGAGCAGAGCTACGCCAAGCAGCTCAG GAGTCTAACAAAGAAATATGCCAAACGAGGAAGCAAAGAAGAGCAAGAATGCAG ATTCAGCAATCACGCCTCGTTCCAGGACATCCTGAACGAGCTGAACGACTACGCCGGGCAGCGGGAGCTCATCGCCGAGAACATGATGACCGGCATCTGTGTGGAGCTCACCAAGTTCCTGCAGGACCTCAAACAAGAACGCAAGACg CACCTGTCCGACGCCAAGAAGGCCCAGCAGAACTTGGAGAGCAGCTTTAAGCACCTAGAAAGT ACTAAGAAGCGCTTCGCTAAGGAGTGGGCAGAGGCGGAAAAAGCCACACaacaagcagagaaaacagaaagtgaCCTCAATGCCACCAAACTCGACGTGGAGAAA GCCAAGCAGCACGCCCATGCTCGCACGCACACGGCGGAGGAGTGCAGGAACGACTACGCAGCCCTGCTGCAGAAGTACAACAAGGAGCAGAACTTCCACTATTACACAGAGATACCACAGATCTTCAAT AAACTGCAAGACATGGACGAGCGCCGGATCAGGCGGCTGGCGGAGGGCTACTGCCAGTTCTCAGACATCGAGAAGAATGTGCTGCCCATCATCTCCAAGTGTCTAGAGGGaatctctgcagcaggagggaagATAAATGAGAAGCAG GACTCATTACTGCTCATCGAGCAGCACAAGTCTGGCTTTGAGCGACCCGGAGACGTGGAGTTTGAAGACTACACCcagggaatcaaaccagcaacctCAGAGTCGAGCCTCAACCCACCTAAAGTGCGCACCAAGCTCTGGCCTTTCGGCAAGAGACACAAG ATAAGTCATGTGGAAAAGCAAGCG ATAACTCATGTGGAAAAGCGTGTG ATAACTCATGTGGAAAAGCGTGTG ccacACGCTGCAGAGGATTTCTCTCACCTTCCTccggagcagaggaagaagaggctgCAGGCGAAGATCGATGATATCACCAAAGAGCTGCAGAAGGCGCAAGACCAAAG TGAAGCACTGGAGAAGATGAAGGGTGTGTATGAGCAGAATCCTCAGATGGGCGACCCCTCCAGTCTGGAGCCGCAAATCACAGAGACGACCCAGAACATCGGCCGCCTGAGGGGGGAGCTCGCCAAATACGAg ACGTGGCTGTCAGAAGcagtgggaggagaggaaactgCCAACACCATCAACAATAACACTCAGCATGG AGGTGGAACGGTCGAGCAGCCTCTGAACATCTACACGGAGTTCGACGACGAATTTGACGACATAGAGAACCCCATCGGCCAGTGCACCGCCCTGTACACCTTCGAAG GAAACAGCGAGGGCACCATTTCCATCAcggagggagagcagctgagtGTTATGGAGGAGGATAAAGGCGACGGCTGGATGAGAGTCCTTAAAGCCAGCGGAGAGGAGGGCTATATACCTTCCTCCTATGTCAAGCTAGTATCTTAA
- the trip10b gene encoding thyroid hormone receptor interactor 10b isoform X2 produces the protein MDWGTDLWDQNDVIDKHTQSGLDLVERYIKFVKERTEIEQSYAKQLRSLTKKYAKRGSKEEQECRFSNHASFQDILNELNDYAGQRELIAENMMTGICVELTKFLQDLKQERKTHLSDAKKAQQNLESSFKHLESTKKRFAKEWAEAEKATQQAEKTESDLNATKLDVEKAKQHAHARTHTAEECRNDYAALLQKYNKEQNFHYYTEIPQIFNKLQDMDERRIRRLAEGYCQFSDIEKNVLPIISKCLEGISAAGGKINEKQDSLLLIEQHKSGFERPGDVEFEDYTQGIKPATSESSLNPPKVRTKLWPFGKRHKISHVEKQAITHVEKRVPHAAEDFSHLPPEQRKKRLQAKIDDITKELQKAQDQSEALEKMKGVYEQNPQMGDPSSLEPQITETTQNIGRLRGELAKYETWLSEAVGGEETANTINNNTQHGGGTVEQPLNIYTEFDDEFDDIENPIGQCTALYTFEGNSEGTISITEGEQLSVMEEDKGDGWMRVLKASGEEGYIPSSYVKLVS, from the exons ATGGACTGGGGGACAGATCTCTGG GACCAGAACGACGTCATCGACAAACACACGCAGTCGGGCCTGGACCTGGTGGAGCGTTACATAAAGTTTGTGAAGGAGAGGACGGAAATAGAGCAGAGCTACGCCAAGCAGCTCAG GAGTCTAACAAAGAAATATGCCAAACGAGGAAGCAAAGAAGAGCAAGAATGCAG ATTCAGCAATCACGCCTCGTTCCAGGACATCCTGAACGAGCTGAACGACTACGCCGGGCAGCGGGAGCTCATCGCCGAGAACATGATGACCGGCATCTGTGTGGAGCTCACCAAGTTCCTGCAGGACCTCAAACAAGAACGCAAGACg CACCTGTCCGACGCCAAGAAGGCCCAGCAGAACTTGGAGAGCAGCTTTAAGCACCTAGAAAGT ACTAAGAAGCGCTTCGCTAAGGAGTGGGCAGAGGCGGAAAAAGCCACACaacaagcagagaaaacagaaagtgaCCTCAATGCCACCAAACTCGACGTGGAGAAA GCCAAGCAGCACGCCCATGCTCGCACGCACACGGCGGAGGAGTGCAGGAACGACTACGCAGCCCTGCTGCAGAAGTACAACAAGGAGCAGAACTTCCACTATTACACAGAGATACCACAGATCTTCAAT AAACTGCAAGACATGGACGAGCGCCGGATCAGGCGGCTGGCGGAGGGCTACTGCCAGTTCTCAGACATCGAGAAGAATGTGCTGCCCATCATCTCCAAGTGTCTAGAGGGaatctctgcagcaggagggaagATAAATGAGAAGCAG GACTCATTACTGCTCATCGAGCAGCACAAGTCTGGCTTTGAGCGACCCGGAGACGTGGAGTTTGAAGACTACACCcagggaatcaaaccagcaacctCAGAGTCGAGCCTCAACCCACCTAAAGTGCGCACCAAGCTCTGGCCTTTCGGCAAGAGACACAAG ATAAGTCATGTGGAAAAGCAAGCG ATAACTCATGTGGAAAAGCGTGTG ccacACGCTGCAGAGGATTTCTCTCACCTTCCTccggagcagaggaagaagaggctgCAGGCGAAGATCGATGATATCACCAAAGAGCTGCAGAAGGCGCAAGACCAAAG TGAAGCACTGGAGAAGATGAAGGGTGTGTATGAGCAGAATCCTCAGATGGGCGACCCCTCCAGTCTGGAGCCGCAAATCACAGAGACGACCCAGAACATCGGCCGCCTGAGGGGGGAGCTCGCCAAATACGAg ACGTGGCTGTCAGAAGcagtgggaggagaggaaactgCCAACACCATCAACAATAACACTCAGCATGG AGGTGGAACGGTCGAGCAGCCTCTGAACATCTACACGGAGTTCGACGACGAATTTGACGACATAGAGAACCCCATCGGCCAGTGCACCGCCCTGTACACCTTCGAAG GAAACAGCGAGGGCACCATTTCCATCAcggagggagagcagctgagtGTTATGGAGGAGGATAAAGGCGACGGCTGGATGAGAGTCCTTAAAGCCAGCGGAGAGGAGGGCTATATACCTTCCTCCTATGTCAAGCTAGTATCTTAA